A stretch of DNA from Synergistaceae bacterium:
GCCATCAAAGTATAAATCATCCCCATAGCAACGCCGTTTATCGTTAATTGCATGAAAACGTTGGGTTGCAGTAAAATCTTCAAACCTTGCATAGTGCCGGCCCCCCAATTTCACCAGGGCCGGAGGCCCTGGACCCGTTTGCCTTCGGCGGTTTATCCGCGTCCCGCTTCTCGCTCACGTTGTTCGTTTGCTTTCGTAGAGGCCCCTTCGTAGGAGAACCAGGGGCTACTGAAACCCCCGGTAACGGGACGCAAGGGACTGGACCGCTAAATAACCCTATGCTCTCTTAGGGTTCACGTGTATAAACGACTTCTTTGAGCACGGCACGCTGACTCTCGTTGATCGTTAGGAACTGGCTGGTGCTGAAGCAATGGTTGTCGTTGGAACTGTAGGTGGACATGGCGCCCTTGTAACCCTTGATTTTATAGAGCGCGTCGTTGATCGCCTTGCTGTCTGTGGTGCTATTCGCGATCTTGCACGCCTCCGCGAAAAGCATCAGCGAGTCATAAGCGGTAACGGCAGGCATATCGGAGTCGGGTTTACCCTTATATTCCTCGCGGTACGCCTCGGCGAAGGCTTTCCCTTCAGGCGTGGTGACGTCTGGCGTCCAGTCGGCCACGGCCATCCAGCCGTCCGCTGCCTCTTTCGCCGTCTCACGGCACACGACCGAGGCGAACGACGACGAACCGAGCAGCGGGATGTCGACTCCGGCGGCAGTGGTCTGCATGCTGATGACGGCGGCAGGCATCTGATGGCTAATGCCGATCAGCCCGTCCACATCGGAGTTGATGATCTGAGTCAGTATGGGAGAAAACTGCTTTTCATCGGGATTATGGGCGTAGAGGTTCTTCTCTGGAACATCAATGCCCAAATCTTTCAAGGCGCTGACTGTTTGAGTCATCAGTCCCGTTCCGAAGGACTCGGCAATGTAGAGAATGGCGGGGTTCTTGATGCCGATCTGTGTAGCGGCCTTAGCCAGAAGCAGCCCGGACTGATCGTCGGTCATGCGCACCTGCCAAACGTAGGGATTATTCTCCTTCGGAATGTTGGCGGAGGAACCGCCGGCGAACATCGGCATTTTCTTCTGCAAAACGATGGGAGAGGCGGCAATGCAGTTGGCGGAGTAGGTCGAGCCGAAGAAGGCCACGACCTCGGGGTAGTTCATAACTTTGGTCATGGCGTTGACGGACGCCTGGAGGTTGTCCACTTCGTCCTCGAAAACAATCTTTAGCTCCTTGCCCAAAATCCCGCCCCGTTCGTTGATGTGTTTCTGCGCCAGCAGAATACCGTTTCTGATGAAATCCCCCACCATGATATTCGTTCCGCTCAGGGGCGCCACGGCACCGAACACCACCGTTCCGTCAAAAGCTCCGGCTGCCAAAGGAAAAACCAACAACGCGGCACAAACACACAGACACAACCTGATTCCCATTCTCCTCATTTTCATTACCTTTCTCCTCCTTTTGATTTTCCAAGGGCTCTTGTCCCTAGAACGTGACGATCGCCTTCATCACCTGGCCAGGATGGGCGTCGATGAACTCAAACGCCTTCTTCAGGTCTGCGGCCGGGTCGCTCGCGATTGGGAAGCGCTGCGTGATCAGGTTATCGAGCTTGACGGCGCCGCTTCCAGCAAAGCGAATAGCGTCCGCAAAGTCCTCTCTCACGTACATCATATGTCCCACAAGAGAGATTTCCTGTCGCTGAATGACGGGAACCTCTAAAGAAAAAGGCTCCTTGAAATTGCCCGTGACGACGACGACGGAATTGCGCCTCGCCGCCCCCAGAATCGAGGAGAGCGATGCGGGAACGCCGACCGCGTCGATAATGACGTCCACTCCACGCGGGCCGAACGTCTTTTTAATGGCGTCGCCCAGGGAGACCTTCGTCGTATCGACACAGTGCTCGATACCGCACCGCTCGGCAAACTCCAGTTTCAGGGCGCTGATATCTGCAATCAGGACTCCCGCTGCCCCCATAGCTCTGGCGGCCTGGGCGGCACAGTTTCCGATCGTCCCCGCGCCGACGACGGCAACATTGATTCCCTGGGGATTGTATTCGCAGAGATTAGTCCCGCAGGAACTCGTTCCTCGTTTGACGGCTCCCACACCGACCGCCAGGGGCTCCATCAGCGCCCGCCATTCTTCCTTTATATCCGCCGGGCAAAGGTGTAAATAAGAGGTGTCGAGCGCCACGTATTCGCGGCAAAACCCATCCCTATGGACCCCCATCACCTCCAATTTCTCGCAGACATTGAAACGACCCATAAGACAGGGCTGGCATTTCCTGCAAAAAATTTGGGGCTCGACGGTCACCTTGTCCCCGACGGAGAAATCTTTCACTCCTAAGCCGACTTCCTCTACAGTGGCGGATACCTCGTGCCCGATCACAACAGGATAGGTCATGTATTTGTGCTTACCGTGCCACATCTGGATGTCCGAACCACAGATCCCGATAGAATGGACCTTCAGCAGCGCTTGCCCTTCCTCCGGACGGGGTTTTTCGACTTCTTCGCCCTCAAAGGAGTACGGCGCCGTCAGTTTTATCTGAAGCATCTCGCACTTCTCCAAAATTCAATCCAGCGCGGGAAGCAGGAAAATCTTGCATCCCTCTTTTTTCTCGAACTTTTCAAAAGCGCGTTCCCACTCCAGAATCGAAAGTTTATCGGTCACCAATGGCCTCACTTCGACCTTCCTTTCATCCAGAAGCTGAAGGGCCTTTCTCCAACTGGCGTTACGTGAGCCCAGGGAACCTGAGAAATGCAGCTCCTTATAGCAGACCTTTTCAATATCGAACTCTATTTTTTTGCCGGGAAGCCCTATTTGTGTGAACCAACCCCGCTTTTTGACCGCGTTTAGCCCCGCGTCGATCCCATAGGGGGACCCGGAGCACTCCAGCACAACGTCCGCGCCGTATCCGCCGGTAAGAGGAGCCAGGAATGCGTTCAAGTCTTCCGCCTGCACGTTGACGGTACGGTCAATTCCCAGGCTTTTGGCCAGTTTCAGCCGGTCCGCGTCCACGTCCGTCCCGGAGAGGACGACCGTCGCGCCGTGAATTTTAGCGACCTGGGCGGCCATGATACCGACAGCCCCTGGCCCTGAAACGAGGACGACGTCGCCCGGAACGATCCTCGTCAGGTCGTAGACGGCATGGACCACGCATGCTAGAGGTTCCGTCATCGCCGCCGAGGTGAAATCCACACCGTCGGGAATGGGGTGAATCCGCGCTTCCGGGACGACCGTGTATCGGGTAAAAACACCGTCGAACCAATACCCCAGGGTTCGACGTTCCACACAAAGGTTATAAAATCCCTCCCGACAAAAATGGCAGACTCCACAGTAGTGAAAGGCCGTTTCCGAGACAACTCGGTCGCCCGGCTTAAACTTCGAACAACCCTCGCCGTTCCCCGCGACGATTCCCGAAAACTCGTGTCCCGTGACGACGGGAGGATGGAGGGGAATGGCGATATCGCTGTGACGGATGTGAATGTCCGACCCGCAGATGCCCGCTTCTTTTACCTCGATCAAGACCTGTCCGGGTTCAGGCGTCGGCACCGGAACATCGCGAATTTCCATATTCTCCGGTCCAGCCGCGTACTTTACAAGAGCTTTCATCGTTTTCACCTTTCGAGAGCCAATTCCAGCCCGGCTTTCTTTAGCGCTGTGATCACCCTCTCGACTACGGGCTTCGATGCCGTATCACCGATAACCGTGACCTTTTTACCTTGTTTTCGGGCTATTTTAGCGACTTGTTCCAAAATTCCAATTCCGAAGGTGTAGCTGTCTCCCTTGAACTTTTTCAGAAGTTCTCTGGCACGTTCTTTTGCCCTTAAATCCGGCATTTTCAATCCTCCCAATAAACGGATATATGCATTCTATAAATTTTCTGCGATAATTCGATACGCATAATAAAATAAATTGTTTTATTATAGGACTGATGTTTGGGGATAATTTCAATTATTGTGTAATGATATAGCTAATGCTTCAAATTGCAAGATTTTTTTACCCTGTTTTTGCTTCAAAATAAAACAATTGGTTGAAATGATATTCTCTTTTGAAACATATTGATCCTTTAAACCTTTAAAGAAGGTGCTTCGGAAATGGATAAGGTCAAAATATTGGGTATCGCTCCTTACGCTGGAATGAAGGAATTGATGCAAGACATCGCGGCGCGACGGGGCGATATCGACTTGGAGGTCTTTGTAGGTGATCTTTCGAATGGGGTGGACATCGTGCTGGAGCGCCAGGGTCAGGGTTTCTCCGCGATCGTTTCGAGGGGGGGTACGGCCGAGATGATCAAGCGCGCGACAGACATTCCGGTTTCGGAGGTGCCTCTGTCGGTGTACGATGTTCTGAGAGCCATAAGGCTCGCCCAAAACTACAACGGCAGGTTCGCCATTGTGGGTTTCCCCAGCATAACGAGGTGCTCGCATTTGCTTTGCGATATTCTGCAATACGACTCGATAGACATTGTGACGATCAACGGGCGAGACGAGATCAAGACATGCCTTGAAACGCTCAAAAAACAGGGATATTCGATAGTAGTCGGCGACATGACCACAACGATACAGGCGAAGCTGCTCGGAATCAACAGCATCTTGATCACCTCTGGCGGGGAGAGTATCGAGGCGGCCTTCAGTCACGCGGTCGAAATATGCGAGAGAAACAGGAAAAATCTCGAAAAAATAGAATTTCTGAACGCCGTTTTGGGCTCTGTCAAAGAAGATATCGTCGTTTTCTGCGAGGGTGGGGAGGCTGTTTTTTCCTCTTTTTCCGCCGGCTGCGACAGCGAAACGCTTTCTTTTATGAAGAAAAACATTCGCCCGGTGCTGGAACGTCATGAGAAAAAAATACTGAAAAAAAACGACAAAGGTGACGTTTACTCCTTGTCTGGGCGGGCGTTCGGAGTGAAGTTCGGAGTGAAGGAAGAGAGATACTGCGCCTACTTCGCGGCGCGTCTTCCAAGCACCCACCCCTATAATGAACGAGGCATCGCCTACAACAACAAGGCCAATCTGCTGGAGGACGTCGATAACACTTTCTGCAAAAATCTTTTCGTGGAGGGATTGAACGAAACGGCGGAAAAATATAGCAAATCGGCGCTGCCCGTGCTGATAGCCGGCGAAATCGGCACAGGCAAAGACAAGACGGCCAACTTCGTCTACATGAACGGTCATTTCTCCGACAATCCGATGATCTCCATAGACTGCGGCGTCGTGCCCGAAAAAACATGGAAGCGGCTCATGGAAGACGAATTTTCCCCTCTCGCCGACGAGGGCCTCACGATCTACGTTAAAAACACCGACCGCCTCGACGAATTGATGGGTGACAGATTGATCCGCTATTTCAGAGATACGAATATCTGCGAAAGAAACTGCCTGATCTTTTCCTTCGTGTCGAAGATCAGGTCTTCCGAGGAAAATCCCTTCCTTGCGAATCTCCGCAACACTCTGAGGTGTTTGGTCTTGAAGATGCCTCCCCTGAGACAGCGCCCTGGCGATATTCCAAATCTTTGCAGTCTTTACATCAACGAGATCAACACCACGACCGGCGGAGAAGTCATAGGCCTCACGCCCGAGGCCATGCGGCTCATGATGGAATACCGCTGGGAGTACAACCTGGGTCAATTGAAAAGAGTTCTCACCGAATTAGCCGTTCTGAGTGCATCTCCTTACATATCCGCCGAGGAGGTCGAGAGGGCGCTCGCCACTGAATCCGCGTTGACGAGGGGGGACAGACAAAATTTCGACAATCAGGCGTGCGCTCTAGATCTTGGAAAATCACTCGAAAACATTACGAGCGACATCGTCAGAATCGTTTTGAGCCAAGAGAACATGAACCAATCCAAGGCGGCGCGTCGTCTCGGCATCAGCCGGAGCACGCTGTGGCGCATGCTGAACAAACAACAGCAGGTATTGTGATAATAAATTCGTTCTTTTGTTCTTCAATAAAAGTTGAATTTTTATTGAAGAACAAATAAAATGCAAGAAAATTTGTGTTGTCTTTGGGACACGATAATAGCACGATAATAGAGGGAGAAAAATGAAACCTGTTATTGGGATAACTATGGGTGATCCCGCCGGAGTTGGGGCGGAAATCGCCGTGAAAGCGCTCGCTCAAAGAGAGATATATGACAAATGCCTTCCAATAGTGGTGGGTGATCGTGAAGCTCTCGATGAATCTTTGAAATTCACTGAATCTAAGTTGACCTTGAACGAGGTCAAAAAAACTGACGAAGCGAAAGGGGTACATGGCGTTATCGATTTGATTAATTTGGGACTCCTCACGCCGGGAAGTTTTACATACAAAAAAGTTCAAAAACTGTGCGGCGAGACATCGTTCCAATATGTAACAAAGGCCATCGACCTGGCTATGCAAGGCCTCCTGCACGCGGTGGTTACGGGGCCGATCAATAAAGAGGCAATCAATCTAGCGGGGCATCATTACAGCGGGCACACGGAAATTTTCGCGGATTATACTAATACGAAGGATTACGCGATGCTACTCATGAGTGATACATTGCGCGTGATCCACGTGACGACGCACTGTTCCATGAGAGATGCCTGCGACCGTATC
This window harbors:
- a CDS encoding PrpR N-terminal domain-containing protein, with the protein product MDKVKILGIAPYAGMKELMQDIAARRGDIDLEVFVGDLSNGVDIVLERQGQGFSAIVSRGGTAEMIKRATDIPVSEVPLSVYDVLRAIRLAQNYNGRFAIVGFPSITRCSHLLCDILQYDSIDIVTINGRDEIKTCLETLKKQGYSIVVGDMTTTIQAKLLGINSILITSGGESIEAAFSHAVEICERNRKNLEKIEFLNAVLGSVKEDIVVFCEGGEAVFSSFSAGCDSETLSFMKKNIRPVLERHEKKILKKNDKGDVYSLSGRAFGVKFGVKEERYCAYFAARLPSTHPYNERGIAYNNKANLLEDVDNTFCKNLFVEGLNETAEKYSKSALPVLIAGEIGTGKDKTANFVYMNGHFSDNPMISIDCGVVPEKTWKRLMEDEFSPLADEGLTIYVKNTDRLDELMGDRLIRYFRDTNICERNCLIFSFVSKIRSSEENPFLANLRNTLRCLVLKMPPLRQRPGDIPNLCSLYINEINTTTGGEVIGLTPEAMRLMMEYRWEYNLGQLKRVLTELAVLSASPYISAEEVERALATESALTRGDRQNFDNQACALDLGKSLENITSDIVRIVLSQENMNQSKAARRLGISRSTLWRMLNKQQQVL
- the pdxA gene encoding 4-hydroxythreonine-4-phosphate dehydrogenase PdxA, coding for MKPVIGITMGDPAGVGAEIAVKALAQREIYDKCLPIVVGDREALDESLKFTESKLTLNEVKKTDEAKGVHGVIDLINLGLLTPGSFTYKKVQKLCGETSFQYVTKAIDLAMQGLLHAVVTGPINKEAINLAGHHYSGHTEIFADYTNTKDYAMLLMSDTLRVIHVTTHCSMRDACDRIKKDRVLSVIKLADEAMRLIGNEKPQIGVAGLNAHASENGLFGWEEEREIIPAISAAKTLGINVDGPVPPDTVFVKCAAGQYDIVVAMYHDQGHIPLKLSGFKLDLKTNKYLSMSGVNCTIGLPIIRTSVDHGTAFGKAGEGRANEESLVDAINIGIIMAKNKFNL
- a CDS encoding alcohol dehydrogenase catalytic domain-containing protein, which encodes MLQIKLTAPYSFEGEEVEKPRPEEGQALLKVHSIGICGSDIQMWHGKHKYMTYPVVIGHEVSATVEEVGLGVKDFSVGDKVTVEPQIFCRKCQPCLMGRFNVCEKLEVMGVHRDGFCREYVALDTSYLHLCPADIKEEWRALMEPLAVGVGAVKRGTSSCGTNLCEYNPQGINVAVVGAGTIGNCAAQAARAMGAAGVLIADISALKLEFAERCGIEHCVDTTKVSLGDAIKKTFGPRGVDVIIDAVGVPASLSSILGAARRNSVVVVTGNFKEPFSLEVPVIQRQEISLVGHMMYVREDFADAIRFAGSGAVKLDNLITQRFPIASDPAADLKKAFEFIDAHPGQVMKAIVTF
- a CDS encoding ABC transporter substrate-binding protein is translated as MKMRRMGIRLCLCVCAALLVFPLAAGAFDGTVVFGAVAPLSGTNIMVGDFIRNGILLAQKHINERGGILGKELKIVFEDEVDNLQASVNAMTKVMNYPEVVAFFGSTYSANCIAASPIVLQKKMPMFAGGSSANIPKENNPYVWQVRMTDDQSGLLLAKAATQIGIKNPAILYIAESFGTGLMTQTVSALKDLGIDVPEKNLYAHNPDEKQFSPILTQIINSDVDGLIGISHQMPAAVISMQTTAAGVDIPLLGSSSFASVVCRETAKEAADGWMAVADWTPDVTTPEGKAFAEAYREEYKGKPDSDMPAVTAYDSLMLFAEACKIANSTTDSKAINDALYKIKGYKGAMSTYSSNDNHCFSTSQFLTINESQRAVLKEVVYTREP
- a CDS encoding zinc-binding dehydrogenase, with the protein product MKALVKYAAGPENMEIRDVPVPTPEPGQVLIEVKEAGICGSDIHIRHSDIAIPLHPPVVTGHEFSGIVAGNGEGCSKFKPGDRVVSETAFHYCGVCHFCREGFYNLCVERRTLGYWFDGVFTRYTVVPEARIHPIPDGVDFTSAAMTEPLACVVHAVYDLTRIVPGDVVLVSGPGAVGIMAAQVAKIHGATVVLSGTDVDADRLKLAKSLGIDRTVNVQAEDLNAFLAPLTGGYGADVVLECSGSPYGIDAGLNAVKKRGWFTQIGLPGKKIEFDIEKVCYKELHFSGSLGSRNASWRKALQLLDERKVEVRPLVTDKLSILEWERAFEKFEKKEGCKIFLLPALD